From Halorussus lipolyticus:
ACATGGTGTAGGCGGTCACGTCGCTGTTTCGGATGGCCTTGCGCTCGTCGTCGTCCAGACTCCGGAGGCCGACGATGGCGACGTTCTCCTCGCTGAGATTCGGCGCGTTGGCCCACTCGGTATCGGCGAAGTCGCCGATGCCGAGGAGCGCCGCCAAGGGCATCCCGTGGACGTTGCCCGAGGGCGAGGTCGCGGGCGTATTGAAGTCGCCGTGAGCGTCGAACCAGACCACGCCGATGTCGGCGTCGCGCGCCGACCCCGTGACGGTCCCGATGGCGATGGAGTGGTCGCCGCCCAGCACCAGCGGGAACTCCCCCGAATCGAGGGCGTCGGCCACCTCGTCGGCGAGGTTCGTGCAGACCTCCGCGGTCTCTCGCAGGAACTTGGCGTGGCCCTCGGTGGGTTGCTCGGCCTCTGGGTCGCGCTCCTCGGCCCGCGGGACGTGCAGGTCGCCCGCGTCGGTCACGTCGAAGCCGAGGGCGTCGAGTTCGTCGGCCAGTCCGGCGTAGCGGATGGTGGACGACCCCATGTCCACGCCGCGTCGGTCCGCGCCGAGGTCCATCGGGACGCCGATGATTCGCACCTGTTCGGTCATGCTTGGAATTTCGAAACCCCCGGATAAAGAAGACGTGCTTTTCGGTCGGCGCTACACTTGCGTGTGAGAGTCGTGATAGTCGGTCGGAGACGGACCGTAGAGGTCGTGGTCTCGAAAGCCCTCGCGCGGTTCGCGGTCTCTCAGCGACATATCCTCGGTTCGCCTGACGGCTCACCTTCGGATAGGGGTCGCTGAGACGACCACGTAAACGCGAACCCCGCTCGCCCTTTCAGTCCGCCAAGGAAGGGGAGTGGTTCACCGAGTGACGCGAGTGGTCGGTCGAGATGTCGAAATCGGCGGTAGGTCGAGAAGTCGAGTGCTTGCTTATTCGTAGTACGAGCAGACCCGCTTCAGGCCCTCGTCGAAGCTGATTTCGGGTTCCCACCCGGTCGCGTCCTTCATCTTCGAGGAGTCGGCCATCGTGTCGTGGACGTAGACCTTCTCGGGGATGGGGTTCTCGACGTACTCGGGTTCGATGTCGGTGCCAAGTTCGTCGTTGAGGCGCTCTACCAGCGTGTTGAGGCTGTAGGACTCGCCGGTGCCGAGGTTGTAGATGCCGGTGAGTTCGTGGTCGGCGGCGAGTTCCAGACCGCGAGCGATGTCCGAGACGTGGGTGAAGTCCCGCGTCTGAGTGCCGTCGCCGTAGATGACCGGGGATTCCCCGTTGGCGAGTTCGTCGGCGAACTGGGCGATGAGGTTGGCGTACTCGTCTTTGTGTTCCTCCGCGCCGCCGAAGCCCTCGTAGACGCTGAAAAAGCGCATGCCTGCCATGTTCATGTCGTAGTGGTACGCGAAGTACTCGGCGTAGCGTTCGCGGGCGAGTTTCGACGCCTCGTAGCCGGTTCGGGCTTTCACGTCCATCTCCTCGGGCGAGGGTTCGGTCCGGTCGCCGTAGATAGAGGAGGTCGAGGCGTAGACCACGG
This genomic window contains:
- the rocF gene encoding arginase — translated: MTEQVRIIGVPMDLGADRRGVDMGSSTIRYAGLADELDALGFDVTDAGDLHVPRAEERDPEAEQPTEGHAKFLRETAEVCTNLADEVADALDSGEFPLVLGGDHSIAIGTVTGSARDADIGVVWFDAHGDFNTPATSPSGNVHGMPLAALLGIGDFADTEWANAPNLSEENVAIVGLRSLDDDERKAIRNSDVTAYTMSDIDERGVTPVVEDALDVATDGTDGIHVSLDMDWLDPKEAPGVGTPVRGGVNYREAHTALEKVAERDEADDVLRTLEVVEVNAILDEHNETAELATELAASGLGKRIL
- a CDS encoding NAD-dependent epimerase/dehydratase family protein; this translates as MNGKRVLVTGGAGFIGSNLANRLAEDNDVIAVDDLYLGTPENLADSVEFHDVSVVEDDLPTEEVDVLFHLAALSSYPMHEEDPAKGARVNVEGFVNTVEQVREDGCDTVVYASTSSIYGDRTEPSPEEMDVKARTGYEASKLARERYAEYFAYHYDMNMAGMRFFSVYEGFGGAEEHKDEYANLIAQFADELANGESPVIYGDGTQTRDFTHVSDIARGLELAADHELTGIYNLGTGESYSLNTLVERLNDELGTDIEPEYVENPIPEKVYVHDTMADSSKMKDATGWEPEISFDEGLKRVCSYYE